A genomic stretch from Budorcas taxicolor isolate Tak-1 chromosome 15, Takin1.1, whole genome shotgun sequence includes:
- the POU2AF1 gene encoding POU domain class 2-associating factor 1 translates to MACSALFKEPFARGLLGTLRHATAPEQAPAPPRPYQGVRVKEPVKELLRRKRGHANSGTSVTPTAVVLPHQPLATYTTVGPSCLDMEVSASTVTEEGALCAGWLSQPTPAALQPLAPWTPYTEYVPHEAVSCPYSADMYVQPVCPSYTVVGPSSVLTYASQPLITNVTTRSAAAPTVGPPLEGPEHQAPLTYFPWPQPLSTLPTSTLQYQPPAPALPGPQFVQLPISIPEPVLPDAEDPRRAIGSLTIDKLLLEEEDSDTYALNHTLSVEGF, encoded by the exons CCACAGCTCCAGAGCAAGCCCCGGCCCCACCCCGGCCATACCAGGGCGTGCGTGTGAAGGAGCCGGTGAAGGAGCTGCTGCGGAGGAAACGGGGCCATGCCAACAGTGGGACATCGGTGACACCGACGGCG GTGGTGCTGCCCCACCAGCCCCTGGCGACCTACACCACAGTGG GTCCTTCCTGCCTTGACATGGAGGTCTCTGCCTCCACAGTGACGGAAGAGGGGGCCTTGTGTGCAGGCTGGCTCTCCCAGCCCACCCCGGccgccctccagcccctggccccaTGGACACCCTACACGGAGTACGTGCCCCACGAGGCTGTCAGCTGCCCCTACTCGGCTGACATGTATGTGCAGCCTGTGTGCCCCAGCTACACAGTCGTGGGGCCCTCCTCGGTGCTGACCTATGCCTCCCAGCCGCTCATCACCAACGTCACG ACGAGGAGTGCCGCCGCGCCCACCGTGGGGCCCCCGCTGGAGGGCCCCGAGCACCAGGCCCCCCTCACCTACTTCCCATGGCCTCAGCCTCTGTCCACGCTGCCCACCTCCACCCTGCAGTACcagcctccagccccagccctgcctgggccCCAATTTGTCCAGCTCCCGATCTCCATCCCCGAGCCAGTCCTCCCGGATGCCGAGGACCCCAGGAGAGCCATCGGCTCCCTGACCATCGATAAGCTGCTTTTGGAGGAAGAAGATAGCGACACCTACGCGCTCAACCACACGCTCTCCGTGGAAGGCTTTTAG